The following are encoded together in the Variovorax sp. PBS-H4 genome:
- a CDS encoding acyl-CoA synthetase has translation MDAPLFDRDLPRTPANHAPLSPLPFLQRSAEVYPQRLAIVHGDLRRAWAEVYARCRQLASALQRRGIGKGETVAVMLPNTPPMVEAHFGVPMAGAVLNALNTRLDPESIAFMLDHGEARAVIVDPEFAPVLKKALALRKSSAPLLLVDVEDPVYTGPVERIGELTYEVLLAEGDPQFAWSLPEDEWDAIALNYTSGTTGNPKGVVYHHRGAATNAVSNILEWDMPKHAVYLWTLPMFHCNGWCFPWTVAARAGVNVCLCKVDAGAMVDAIREHGVTHYCGAPIVHSMLVNAPDELKKGLPRGVKAMVAGAAPPASMIEGMERLGFDLTHVYGLTEVYGPATVCPKHPEWDGLDIGERARLNARQGVRYHLQQGAVVMDPRTMQPVPWDGETMGEIMFRGNITMKGYLKNPKATQEAFAGGWFHTGDLAVQYPDGYIKIKDRSKDIIISGGENISSIEVEDVLYRHPDVLAAAVVAKPDPKWGETPCAFVELKAGAKLAPEDIVAHCKKHLAGFKVPRAVVFGELPKTSTGKIQKFELRRLLESTSALDV, from the coding sequence ATGGACGCTCCGCTCTTCGACCGGGACCTTCCCCGAACACCCGCCAACCACGCGCCGCTCTCTCCGCTGCCATTCCTCCAGCGAAGCGCCGAGGTGTACCCGCAACGCCTGGCCATCGTGCACGGGGACCTGCGCCGCGCCTGGGCCGAGGTGTACGCCCGCTGCCGCCAGTTGGCTTCCGCGCTGCAGCGGCGCGGCATCGGCAAGGGGGAGACCGTCGCGGTCATGCTGCCCAATACGCCGCCGATGGTGGAGGCGCACTTCGGCGTGCCCATGGCCGGGGCGGTGCTCAACGCCCTCAACACGCGGCTGGACCCGGAGAGCATCGCCTTCATGCTGGACCACGGCGAGGCCCGCGCCGTCATCGTCGATCCGGAGTTCGCGCCCGTGCTGAAGAAGGCGCTGGCATTGCGCAAGAGCAGCGCGCCGCTGCTGCTGGTGGACGTCGAGGATCCGGTCTACACCGGGCCGGTGGAGCGCATCGGCGAGCTGACCTACGAGGTGCTCTTGGCCGAGGGAGACCCGCAGTTCGCCTGGAGCCTGCCGGAAGACGAGTGGGACGCCATCGCCCTGAACTACACCAGCGGCACCACCGGCAACCCCAAGGGCGTCGTCTACCACCACCGCGGCGCGGCCACGAACGCCGTGTCCAACATTCTCGAGTGGGACATGCCCAAGCACGCCGTCTACCTCTGGACGCTGCCGATGTTCCACTGCAATGGCTGGTGTTTCCCCTGGACCGTCGCGGCGCGGGCAGGCGTGAACGTGTGCCTGTGCAAGGTGGATGCCGGCGCGATGGTGGACGCGATCCGCGAGCACGGGGTCACGCACTACTGCGGCGCGCCGATCGTGCATTCGATGCTGGTCAACGCGCCCGACGAGCTGAAGAAGGGCTTGCCGCGCGGCGTCAAGGCCATGGTGGCCGGCGCGGCACCGCCCGCCTCGATGATCGAGGGCATGGAGCGGCTCGGCTTCGACCTCACCCACGTGTACGGCCTGACCGAGGTCTATGGCCCGGCGACCGTCTGCCCCAAGCACCCTGAATGGGACGGGCTGGACATCGGCGAGCGGGCGCGGCTGAACGCTCGCCAGGGCGTGCGCTACCACCTGCAGCAGGGCGCCGTCGTGATGGATCCACGGACGATGCAGCCCGTGCCGTGGGACGGCGAGACCATGGGCGAGATCATGTTCCGCGGCAACATCACCATGAAGGGCTACCTCAAGAACCCCAAGGCGACGCAGGAGGCGTTCGCGGGCGGGTGGTTCCACACCGGTGACCTCGCGGTGCAGTACCCGGACGGTTACATCAAGATCAAGGACCGCAGCAAGGACATCATCATCTCCGGCGGGGAAAACATCTCCTCGATCGAGGTGGAGGACGTCCTGTACCGGCATCCGGACGTGCTGGCAGCCGCCGTGGTGGCGAAGCCTGACCCCAAGTGGGGCGAGACGCCGTGCGCCTTCGTCGAGCTCAAGGCGGGCGCGAAGCTCGCGCCCGAGGACATCGTCGCGCACTGCAAGAAGCACTTGGCCGGGTTCAAAGTGCCGCGAGCCGTGGTCTTCGGCGAATTGCCCAAGACCTCCACCGGCAAGATCCAGAAGTTCGAGCTGCGACGGCTGCTCGAGTCCACTTCCGCCCTGGACGTGTGA
- a CDS encoding 3-keto-5-aminohexanoate cleavage protein, translated as MSCAITGAVRTPSMSSHLPITPEEIARQSVEAADARAAIVHLHARDPRTGHPPSRHQVFVEDPSEGHNRAQLLRS; from the coding sequence ATCAGTTGCGCGATCACCGGCGCTGTCCGTACGCCGTCGATGTCTTCTCACCTTCCGATCACACCAGAGGAGATCGCCCGGCAAAGCGTGGAAGCGGCCGATGCCCGCGCGGCCATCGTCCACCTGCACGCGCGAGACCCGCGAACTGGACATCCCCCGTCCAGGCACCAGGTCTTCGTCGAAGATCCTTCGGAGGGTCACAATCGAGCTCAACTTCTCCGCAGCTGA
- a CDS encoding SMP-30/gluconolactonase/LRE family protein, with product MSKTNPLNGFAVERARIGYVGRDLQRPECILAEPDGTLWVADARGGVTRIASDGSQRFIGQKVNGGFQGHSEATTQDLEAKFTQGTLPNGLAMAANGDILISNFGADLLEVMTREGTTRTLYDSIDGMPIGKVNFVLRDSRDRIWLTVSTRVNPWTAALTSRVRDGYVAVVERGRLRVVADGFHFTNEVRLDAREEWLYIVETTGPHITRMRLDASDPEEVRLTDREIFGPSHLGGMPDGIAFDAHGNLWCTLIMVDQLIALTPDGDRRLLLDDGDPAASCNLLERFGAGTLRLGDLQEAHGTIAPWMASVTFGGPDLRTVFLGSLRGTRIPFFRAPVPGLPMIHWHQAR from the coding sequence GTGAGCAAGACCAATCCTCTGAACGGCTTCGCCGTCGAGCGCGCGCGGATCGGCTACGTCGGCCGAGACTTGCAGCGTCCGGAGTGCATCCTGGCCGAGCCCGACGGCACGCTCTGGGTTGCAGACGCGCGCGGCGGCGTCACCCGCATCGCCTCTGATGGATCGCAGCGCTTCATCGGGCAGAAGGTCAACGGGGGCTTCCAAGGTCACTCTGAGGCCACCACCCAGGACCTCGAGGCCAAGTTCACGCAGGGCACGCTGCCGAACGGCCTGGCGATGGCGGCAAACGGGGACATCCTGATCTCGAACTTCGGAGCGGATCTTCTCGAGGTAATGACACGCGAAGGCACCACCCGCACCTTGTACGACAGTATCGACGGGATGCCCATCGGGAAGGTCAACTTCGTGCTTCGGGACTCGCGCGACCGGATCTGGCTGACAGTCTCCACTCGCGTGAACCCATGGACCGCGGCCTTGACATCGAGGGTGCGCGACGGATATGTCGCCGTCGTGGAGCGAGGACGCCTGCGCGTGGTTGCCGACGGCTTTCACTTCACCAACGAAGTTCGCCTCGATGCCCGCGAAGAGTGGCTGTACATCGTCGAGACCACCGGGCCGCACATTACCCGGATGCGGCTGGATGCTTCCGATCCCGAAGAGGTTCGCCTCACCGACCGCGAGATCTTCGGTCCGTCCCACCTCGGCGGGATGCCGGACGGCATCGCCTTCGATGCACATGGCAATCTCTGGTGCACGCTCATCATGGTCGACCAGCTCATCGCGCTCACCCCGGACGGCGACCGGCGGCTGTTGCTGGACGACGGCGACCCAGCCGCGAGTTGCAATCTGCTGGAGCGCTTTGGAGCAGGAACGCTGCGCCTCGGCGACCTGCAGGAGGCCCATGGAACCATCGCACCGTGGATGGCGAGCGTCACGTTCGGCGGACCCGACCTTCGCACCGTCTTCCTGGGCTCCCTCAGAGGGACGCGCATTCCCTTCTTTCGTGCACCCGTGCCAGGTTTGCCGATGATCCATTGGCACCAGGCCCGCTGA
- a CDS encoding Bug family tripartite tricarboxylate transporter substrate binding protein: MNTTTSLTRRHALIATCAALSPALGRSQTALPDMLRMIMPFPPGNALDASARWFAEAYRTVTGRNAIVENKPGAAATIAAAEVSRSKPDGSVVLFTTAGHLTTAVLMKKIPYEPIDGFTPVTPVAVGEGFIMVTRAGSRFNSARDVLDAAKKAPGKISYASAGNGNSTHVVGALFAKSAGVDLLHVPYRGDFLTDLLSGVVDIMFVGTAVVWPFLESNKLKALGITGSNRAASLPQVPTFAEIGVRDVDLPSYLTILAPPNMPPAILAALHDGIARTLRDPALASKFKSNRLEPWILSPDQFKAHMRGELANLQHVLPPLGIQMDI, from the coding sequence ATGAACACGACCACCTCCCTGACGCGCCGGCACGCCCTCATCGCGACCTGTGCGGCTCTGTCGCCGGCACTCGGCCGGTCCCAGACCGCGCTGCCTGACATGTTGCGGATGATCATGCCGTTTCCGCCGGGGAATGCACTGGACGCTTCGGCCCGCTGGTTCGCAGAAGCCTATCGCACCGTGACCGGCCGCAATGCGATCGTCGAGAACAAGCCCGGAGCCGCGGCCACGATTGCGGCCGCTGAAGTGTCCCGCTCCAAGCCGGATGGATCGGTCGTCCTCTTCACGACGGCTGGTCACTTGACCACCGCCGTTCTCATGAAGAAGATCCCCTACGAGCCCATCGATGGCTTCACCCCCGTCACGCCCGTCGCGGTGGGCGAGGGGTTCATCATGGTGACGAGGGCGGGCTCCCGTTTCAACAGCGCCCGGGACGTGCTCGACGCGGCGAAGAAGGCGCCGGGCAAGATCAGCTACGCATCGGCGGGCAACGGCAACTCGACGCATGTCGTGGGAGCGTTGTTCGCGAAGTCTGCCGGAGTGGACCTTCTGCACGTCCCCTACCGGGGCGACTTCTTAACGGACCTCCTCTCCGGCGTCGTGGACATCATGTTCGTCGGGACCGCCGTCGTGTGGCCATTCCTCGAGTCGAACAAGCTCAAGGCGCTCGGGATAACGGGGAGCAATCGTGCGGCCTCGCTTCCCCAAGTACCCACCTTCGCAGAAATCGGGGTGAGGGACGTCGACCTGCCTTCGTACCTGACGATCCTGGCGCCGCCGAACATGCCGCCGGCCATTCTGGCTGCGCTGCACGACGGCATTGCCAGGACGCTGCGCGATCCTGCCCTGGCGTCGAAGTTCAAGAGCAATCGGTTGGAGCCATGGATCCTATCGCCGGACCAATTCAAGGCTCACATGCGAGGCGAACTTGCAAATCTGCAGCACGTGCTCCCGCCTCTCGGCATCCAGATGGACATCTGA
- a CDS encoding TetR/AcrR family transcriptional regulator, with the protein MQIKANSPPRHPPSGAGSTGPKRRADSEATRQRILDCAEKLFSDAGFHATSVRDIATLAECQFALIGYHFGAKSELLDHVLGRRSSVLNEERMERLDRLRDRSKGKPIAIRKLVEAFVGAIMERASQGDAGWSNYTRLIAAIAISAEWSYLTDKHFNQVARQYVAEMKRSLPKVTDERLHQAFFFLLGAMCTVCARPDRVETLSQGRFGSKEVAHMTESLYTFLAGGITAVAESAGADKLAEPGRS; encoded by the coding sequence ATGCAAATCAAGGCCAATTCCCCCCCGCGTCACCCCCCCTCGGGCGCCGGTTCGACAGGTCCGAAGCGACGGGCGGACAGCGAGGCGACCCGCCAGCGAATACTCGACTGCGCCGAGAAGCTGTTCTCCGACGCCGGCTTCCATGCCACCTCGGTGCGCGACATCGCGACGCTGGCGGAATGCCAGTTCGCCCTCATCGGCTACCACTTCGGCGCAAAGTCGGAACTGCTGGACCATGTGCTCGGGCGTCGTTCGTCTGTGCTGAACGAGGAGCGCATGGAGCGGCTCGATCGCCTTCGCGATCGCAGCAAGGGAAAGCCGATCGCCATTCGCAAACTGGTCGAGGCTTTCGTCGGAGCCATCATGGAGCGTGCGAGCCAGGGCGACGCAGGGTGGTCCAACTACACCCGGCTGATCGCCGCCATCGCCATCAGCGCGGAGTGGAGCTACCTGACGGACAAGCACTTCAACCAGGTGGCTCGCCAGTACGTTGCCGAGATGAAGCGGTCTCTGCCGAAAGTCACCGACGAACGCCTGCACCAAGCGTTCTTTTTCCTGTTGGGCGCCATGTGCACCGTCTGCGCGCGGCCCGATCGGGTCGAGACGCTATCGCAGGGTCGCTTCGGCTCCAAGGAAGTCGCTCACATGACCGAGAGCCTGTACACGTTCCTTGCGGGCGGGATCACGGCCGTGGCCGAAAGCGCAGGTGCGGACAAACTCGCGGAACCCGGACGATCCTAG
- a CDS encoding DUF3606 domain-containing protein yields the protein MSATERRWQPHPDDWLKEYNNMTDDKTKVGGQDRARINLNEDYEVRDWAKSLGVTEDELRKAVAAVGNQADKVREFLKKK from the coding sequence ATGTCGGCGACCGAGCGGCGCTGGCAGCCACATCCGGATGATTGGCTGAAGGAGTACAACAACATGACAGACGACAAGACAAAGGTGGGCGGCCAGGACCGCGCGCGCATCAACTTGAACGAAGACTACGAGGTCAGGGACTGGGCCAAGTCGCTTGGCGTCACCGAGGACGAGCTGCGCAAGGCGGTCGCCGCGGTGGGCAACCAGGCCGATAAGGTGCGCGAGTTCCTGAAGAAGAAATGA
- a CDS encoding bleomycin resistance protein, protein MTDRATPNLPSRDFEATFQFYRQLGFEQSWRDDGWMILKLRQISLEFFPHPQLDPATSWFSCCLRLDNVESFFNNVVNVGVPEAKTGWPRVHRPMRESWGGLVGALIDIDGTLLRLVQE, encoded by the coding sequence ATGACCGACCGTGCCACGCCAAACCTGCCGTCACGAGATTTCGAGGCGACATTCCAGTTCTATCGTCAACTTGGCTTTGAGCAGAGTTGGCGCGATGACGGCTGGATGATTCTCAAACTGCGCCAAATTTCGCTCGAATTCTTTCCTCATCCCCAGCTTGATCCGGCAACAAGCTGGTTCAGCTGTTGCTTGCGGCTGGACAACGTCGAGTCCTTCTTCAACAACGTCGTGAACGTAGGTGTACCGGAGGCAAAAACCGGTTGGCCGCGTGTGCATAGACCGATGCGCGAAAGTTGGGGCGGTCTGGTGGGGGCCTTGATCGACATAGATGGGACCTTGCTGAGGCTGGTCCAAGAATGA
- the hrcA gene encoding heat-inducible transcriptional repressor HrcA: MLDERAKLLLKTLVERYIAEGQPVGSRTLSRASGLELSPATIRNVMSDLEGLGLIVSPHTSAGRIPTARGYRLFVDTMLTAQREQFAAPSLPPDQPQKVIANAAHLLSNLSQFVGVVMAPRRASVFRQIEFLRLSDRRLLVIIVSPDGDVQNRVIFPEVDYSQSQLVEASNYINAHFAGLSIEQVRDRLQSEMEQLRGEIAALMQAAVQVSSEVLTEAQDEVVIAGERNLLSVTDFSSDMSHLRRAFELFEQKAQLLRLLDVSSKAEGVRIFIGGESQVVPFEDLSIVSANYEVDGEVVGTLGVIGPTRMPYERMIQIVDITSKLVTNALSHRK, from the coding sequence ATGCTGGACGAACGCGCCAAGTTGCTGCTCAAGACACTGGTCGAGCGGTACATCGCCGAAGGGCAACCGGTGGGCTCCCGTACGCTCTCGCGGGCTTCGGGGCTCGAGCTCTCGCCTGCAACCATTCGCAATGTCATGTCGGACCTGGAAGGGCTGGGGCTCATCGTCAGCCCCCACACCTCGGCTGGCCGCATTCCGACGGCGCGGGGCTATCGCCTGTTCGTCGACACCATGCTGACTGCGCAGCGCGAGCAGTTCGCGGCGCCCAGCCTGCCGCCGGACCAGCCGCAGAAGGTGATCGCCAACGCGGCCCATTTGCTCTCGAACCTGTCGCAGTTCGTCGGTGTGGTGATGGCACCGCGGCGCGCCTCGGTGTTCCGGCAGATCGAATTCCTGCGGCTGTCCGATCGCCGCCTCCTGGTGATCATCGTCTCCCCCGATGGCGACGTACAGAACCGCGTGATTTTTCCTGAGGTCGACTATTCGCAGTCGCAGCTGGTCGAAGCCTCGAACTACATCAATGCGCACTTCGCCGGCCTGTCGATCGAACAGGTGCGCGACCGGCTGCAGTCCGAAATGGAGCAGTTGCGCGGCGAGATTGCCGCGCTGATGCAGGCGGCCGTGCAGGTCAGTTCAGAGGTGCTGACCGAAGCCCAGGACGAAGTCGTGATCGCGGGCGAGCGCAACCTGCTTTCGGTCACCGATTTCTCCAGCGACATGAGCCACCTGCGCCGAGCCTTCGAGCTGTTCGAGCAGAAGGCGCAGCTGCTTCGCCTGCTCGACGTCTCGAGCAAGGCGGAGGGCGTTCGGATCTTCATCGGCGGGGAAAGCCAGGTCGTGCCCTTCGAGGATCTCTCGATCGTCAGCGCGAACTACGAGGTCGATGGCGAGGTGGTGGGAACACTGGGCGTCATCGGGCCGACGCGCATGCCCTATGAACGCATGATCCAGATCGTCGACATCACGTCGAAGCTGGTCACCAATGCGCTGAGCCACCGCAAATAG
- a CDS encoding NAD kinase, which translates to MTSSFRRVALIGKYQASGARPPAGALDEIMEGIGAFLESQGCEVFVEQRDEGDAHTTRYADLSVEEIGRQCDLGLVVGGDGTMLGIGRQLACYGLPLIGINRGRLGFITDIALNDYQTTLIPMLAGDYEEDHRSLMQATVVRKGVSVFKALAMNDVVVNRGATSGMVELRVSVGHHFVANHRADGIIIASPTGSTAYALSAGGPLLHPAVPGWVMVPIAPHSLSNRPILLPDADEVSIELVGGRDASANFDMQSLATMAIGDQIVVRRSEYRVRFLHPRGWSYFDTLRKKLHWNEGGS; encoded by the coding sequence ATGACATCCAGCTTCCGGCGCGTCGCATTGATCGGCAAGTACCAGGCATCCGGCGCACGGCCGCCGGCCGGTGCGCTGGACGAGATCATGGAAGGCATCGGGGCCTTTCTCGAATCGCAGGGTTGCGAGGTGTTCGTCGAGCAGCGGGACGAGGGCGATGCGCATACCACGCGTTACGCCGACCTGTCGGTCGAGGAGATCGGCCGGCAGTGCGATCTGGGCCTGGTGGTGGGCGGCGACGGCACGATGCTCGGCATCGGGCGCCAACTTGCATGTTACGGCCTGCCGCTGATCGGCATCAACCGTGGTCGGCTGGGCTTCATCACCGACATCGCGCTGAACGACTACCAGACCACGCTGATCCCGATGCTGGCCGGCGACTACGAGGAAGACCACCGAAGCCTCATGCAGGCGACCGTGGTGCGCAAAGGCGTCTCGGTGTTCAAGGCGCTTGCCATGAACGACGTGGTGGTCAACCGCGGCGCCACGTCGGGCATGGTGGAACTGCGGGTTTCGGTCGGCCATCACTTCGTCGCCAACCATCGCGCCGACGGCATCATCATCGCGTCGCCCACGGGCTCCACCGCGTACGCGCTGTCTGCCGGCGGTCCGCTGCTGCATCCGGCTGTGCCGGGATGGGTGATGGTGCCGATCGCACCGCACTCGCTCTCCAACCGCCCGATCCTGCTGCCCGACGCGGACGAAGTGTCGATCGAGCTCGTCGGCGGCCGCGACGCGAGCGCCAATTTCGACATGCAGTCGCTGGCGACCATGGCCATCGGCGACCAGATCGTGGTGCGCCGGTCGGAGTACCGCGTGCGCTTCCTGCACCCTCGGGGTTGGAGCTATTTCGATACGCTGCGCAAGAAACTGCACTGGAACGAAGGAGGTTCCTGA
- the recN gene encoding DNA repair protein RecN, translating into MALRRIALRDFVIVRALELDLTGGFTVLTGETGAGKSILIDALQLALGNRADAGAVREGAERLDVSAEFDAEPALAAWLDEGGFEAGDALLLRRTVDLQGRSRGWINGSPATATQLRELGDRLLDIHGQHAWQSLTRPEAVRRLLDAYAGAEDAVAAVAQAWQGWRQAIAALDKARSAQDSLQRERERLQWQVGEVMKLAPGADEWEELSASHTRISNAQALIDAAEGACGALEDDESGALAALSRAATLLQNCEHIEPAFKELGEVLASSVAQASDAAHSLHGYLRQADTDPQRLAELDERMGLWMSLARRYKRTPAELPSLLASWQADLQALDAQSDLETLERSETAAQQAYRKAAKTLSKARKQAAPRLAQAVTQAMQGLGMLGGRFEVSLETLAEPARHGLEDVAFLVAGHPGSTPRAIGKVASGGELSRIALAIAVTTSQLGAAQTLIFDEVDAGVGGAVAETVGRLMKQLGRDRQVLAVTHLPQVAACADHHLLVAKQQTSAKGQGGIRTESNVSVLDGDSRTREIARMLGGERVSQTSLAHAREMLGSKTPEVSA; encoded by the coding sequence ATGGCACTGCGACGCATTGCCTTGCGCGACTTCGTGATCGTGCGCGCCCTCGAACTCGATCTGACCGGCGGTTTCACGGTGCTGACAGGCGAGACCGGCGCCGGCAAGTCGATCCTGATCGACGCGCTGCAATTGGCACTTGGCAATCGGGCGGATGCCGGCGCGGTGCGCGAAGGCGCGGAGCGCCTCGACGTCAGCGCCGAGTTCGATGCCGAGCCTGCGCTCGCCGCCTGGCTCGACGAAGGCGGTTTCGAAGCCGGCGATGCACTGCTGCTGCGTCGGACGGTCGATCTCCAAGGCCGCAGCCGCGGCTGGATCAACGGCAGCCCGGCAACCGCGACGCAGCTGCGCGAGCTTGGCGACCGCCTGCTCGACATCCACGGCCAGCACGCCTGGCAAAGCCTGACGCGTCCCGAGGCGGTGCGCCGGCTGCTCGACGCCTATGCTGGCGCCGAAGATGCTGTTGCGGCCGTAGCGCAGGCCTGGCAAGGGTGGCGCCAGGCCATCGCAGCGTTGGACAAGGCGCGCTCGGCCCAGGATTCGCTGCAGCGCGAGCGCGAACGCCTCCAATGGCAGGTGGGAGAGGTCATGAAGCTGGCCCCCGGTGCCGACGAATGGGAAGAGCTCTCGGCGAGCCACACCCGCATCTCCAACGCGCAGGCGCTCATCGACGCCGCCGAGGGCGCCTGCGGGGCTCTCGAAGACGACGAGAGCGGTGCGCTGGCAGCGCTGAGCCGGGCCGCCACACTGCTGCAGAACTGCGAGCACATCGAGCCGGCCTTCAAGGAATTGGGCGAAGTGCTGGCCTCGAGCGTGGCCCAGGCCTCCGATGCCGCGCATTCCCTGCACGGCTATCTGCGCCAGGCCGACACGGACCCGCAGCGGCTTGCCGAACTCGACGAGCGGATGGGCCTGTGGATGTCGCTCGCCCGCCGCTACAAGCGCACGCCGGCCGAGCTGCCCTCGCTGCTCGCGAGCTGGCAGGCCGATCTGCAGGCCCTGGATGCCCAAAGTGACCTGGAAACGCTGGAGCGCTCCGAGACTGCGGCGCAACAGGCCTACCGGAAGGCCGCCAAAACGCTGAGCAAGGCACGCAAGCAGGCGGCCCCGCGGCTGGCACAGGCCGTGACCCAGGCCATGCAGGGCCTCGGCATGCTGGGCGGGCGCTTCGAGGTCTCGCTGGAGACGCTGGCCGAGCCCGCCCGCCATGGGCTGGAGGACGTGGCCTTCCTGGTTGCAGGTCACCCAGGCAGCACGCCACGCGCGATCGGCAAGGTGGCCTCCGGCGGCGAGCTCTCGCGCATCGCGCTGGCGATCGCGGTCACCACCAGCCAGCTCGGCGCCGCGCAGACGCTGATCTTCGACGAGGTCGATGCCGGGGTCGGCGGCGCGGTGGCCGAGACAGTGGGCCGCCTCATGAAGCAGCTGGGCCGCGATCGCCAGGTGCTGGCAGTCACCCACTTGCCACAGGTCGCTGCGTGCGCCGATCATCACCTGCTGGTCGCCAAGCAGCAGACGAGCGCGAAAGGCCAGGGCGGCATCCGAACAGAGAGCAACGTCTCGGTGCTCGATGGCGACAGCCGCACGCGCGAGATCGCCCGCATGCTGGGTGGCGAGCGCGTATCGCAGACCTCGCTCGCGCACGCGCGAGAAATGCTGGGCAGCAAGACACCGGAGGTTTCTGCGTGA
- the rapZ gene encoding RNase adapter RapZ → MGLELVLITGMSGSGKSVALHALEDAGYYCVDNLPPELLVPFVALRREQQAGRVAIAMDVRSGISLPLVPQQLERLRNEGVSLRSLFLDSTTDALVRRYSETRRRHPLSRQDGRTDVPEQQRVLVQAIELERELLAELRDGADVIDTSIIRPAQLQSYIKALIAAPESALTLVFESFAFKRGVPLDADYVFDVRMLPNPHYVPALRPLTGRDVPVIEWLREHDDVARMQGDIEQFLHRWLDALARDHRSYVTVAIGCTGGQHRSVFLVEQLARGFSTRWAALKRHRELDALG, encoded by the coding sequence TTGGGCCTGGAGCTGGTGCTGATCACCGGCATGTCGGGCTCGGGCAAGTCCGTCGCGCTGCACGCACTCGAAGATGCAGGCTACTACTGCGTCGACAACCTGCCGCCCGAGCTCCTCGTGCCCTTCGTCGCCCTGCGGCGCGAGCAGCAGGCGGGACGCGTCGCGATCGCCATGGATGTGCGCAGCGGCATTTCGCTGCCCCTCGTTCCGCAGCAGCTGGAACGGCTGCGAAACGAGGGCGTGTCGCTGCGCTCGCTGTTTCTCGACTCGACCACCGACGCGCTGGTGCGCCGCTATTCGGAAACGCGCCGCCGGCATCCCCTGTCGCGCCAGGACGGCCGCACGGATGTTCCCGAGCAGCAGCGCGTCCTCGTGCAGGCCATCGAGCTTGAACGCGAGTTGCTGGCCGAGCTGCGCGATGGTGCGGACGTGATCGACACCAGCATCATTCGGCCAGCTCAGCTGCAAAGCTACATCAAGGCGCTGATCGCCGCGCCCGAGAGTGCGCTCACGCTGGTTTTCGAATCCTTCGCCTTCAAGCGCGGCGTACCTCTCGACGCCGATTACGTGTTCGATGTGCGCATGCTTCCCAACCCGCACTACGTGCCCGCGCTGCGGCCCTTGACAGGCCGCGACGTGCCCGTCATCGAGTGGCTGCGCGAGCACGACGACGTTGCGCGCATGCAAGGCGATATCGAGCAATTCCTTCATCGCTGGCTTGATGCGCTGGCACGCGACCATCGCAGCTATGTGACGGTGGCGATCGGATGCACCGGCGGGCAGCACCGCTCGGTCTTCCTGGTCGAACAGCTGGCCCGCGGCTTCAGCACACGCTGGGCCGCCCTCAAGCGGCACCGGGAGCTGGACGCCCTGGGCTAG